The following are encoded in a window of Kitasatospora fiedleri genomic DNA:
- a CDS encoding MFS transporter, with protein sequence MTQPTTATAPAPEVRRWRALAVCLVAGFMTLLDVSIVNVALPSVRSGLHLSEAGLQWVLSGYSLAFGLVLVPAGRLGDAIGRRPVFLAGLGLFTATSALAGAAQNETWLVVARLLQGMAGGLLVPQVSGFIQQLFRGGERARAFGMLGTTIGFSTAVGPLLGGLLIAVFGTAEGWRWVFYVNLPIGLVALPLARRLLPAPTPDTCARRDFDPVGVLLLGVGTVLLLLPLVQSQWHGTGKWLLLAAAVLVLAAFAGWERRYARHREPLVHPELFRTRSFTYGALVSLLYFAGFTAVFFVFTLYLQSGRHYSALQAGLAITPFALASAVASTIGGRLVTRHGRRLIAVGLATVAVGLALAALAVHLFDGPEVGWATALPLLLAGLGSGLVVSPNQALTLNEVPVARAGSAGGVLQTAQRIGSAAGIATVGATFFAHLHTPADYPTAFQLSIAVVLAFVLLALLAATEPFGRKPREKAG encoded by the coding sequence ATGACCCAGCCCACGACAGCCACCGCACCGGCCCCCGAGGTGCGCCGCTGGCGGGCCCTCGCGGTGTGCCTGGTCGCCGGGTTCATGACGCTGCTCGACGTGTCGATCGTCAACGTCGCCCTGCCGTCCGTGCGCAGCGGACTGCACCTGTCCGAGGCCGGGCTCCAGTGGGTGCTCTCCGGCTACTCGCTGGCCTTCGGACTCGTGCTGGTCCCGGCCGGACGGCTCGGCGACGCGATCGGCCGCCGCCCGGTCTTCCTGGCCGGGCTGGGCCTGTTCACCGCCACCAGCGCCCTGGCCGGCGCCGCCCAGAACGAGACCTGGCTGGTGGTGGCCCGGCTGCTCCAGGGCATGGCCGGCGGACTGCTCGTCCCCCAGGTCTCCGGCTTCATCCAGCAGCTCTTCCGCGGCGGCGAACGGGCCCGCGCGTTCGGCATGCTCGGCACCACCATCGGCTTCTCCACCGCCGTCGGCCCGCTGCTCGGCGGCCTGCTGATCGCGGTGTTCGGCACCGCCGAGGGCTGGCGCTGGGTCTTCTACGTCAACCTCCCGATCGGCCTGGTGGCCCTCCCGCTGGCCCGCCGGCTGCTGCCCGCGCCCACCCCCGACACCTGCGCCCGCCGCGACTTCGACCCGGTCGGCGTGCTGCTGCTGGGCGTCGGCACCGTCCTGCTGCTGCTCCCGCTGGTCCAGTCCCAGTGGCACGGCACCGGCAAGTGGCTGCTACTGGCCGCCGCCGTCCTGGTCCTGGCCGCCTTCGCGGGCTGGGAGCGGCGCTACGCCCGGCACCGCGAACCGCTCGTCCACCCCGAGCTGTTCCGCACCCGCTCCTTCACCTACGGCGCGCTGGTCTCCCTGCTCTACTTCGCCGGGTTCACCGCGGTCTTCTTCGTCTTCACCCTCTACCTGCAGTCCGGCCGCCACTACAGCGCCCTGCAGGCGGGCCTCGCCATCACCCCCTTCGCCCTGGCCTCCGCGGTCGCCTCCACCATCGGCGGACGCCTGGTCACCCGCCACGGCCGCCGCCTGATCGCCGTCGGCCTGGCCACCGTCGCCGTCGGCCTCGCCCTCGCCGCCCTCGCCGTGCACCTCTTCGACGGCCCCGAGGTCGGCTGGGCCACCGCCCTCCCGCTCCTGCTGGCCGGCCTCGGCAGCGGCCTGGTGGTCTCCCCGAACCAGGCACTCACCCTCAACGAGGTCCCGGTCGCCCGGGCCGGCTCCGCGGGCGGCGTCCTGCAGACCGCCCAGCGGATCGGCTCCGCCGCGGGCATCGCCACCGTCGGCGCCACCTTCTTCGCCCACCTGCACACCCCCGCCGACTACCCCACCGCCTTCCAGCTCAGCATCGCGGTGGTCCTCGCCTTCGTCCTGCTCGCCCTGCTCGCCGCGACCGAGCCCTTCGGCCGCAAGCCCCGCGAGAAGGCCGGGTGA
- a CDS encoding FAD-dependent oxidoreductase codes for MNTQMADRVPVLITGGSLVGLSASLFLGRLGVPHLLVERHAETSRHPRGRGNNLRTMELFRGAGVEQDVRAAASVLADNHGILQAETLSGGEQEWLFREIDPGGGLARFSPSSWCLCSQNDLEPVLLRHAAERGDVRFNTELLSFAQDADGVTARLRDRAGGEEREVRADYLIAADGPRSPVREQLGIGQSGRGDLFHNVSVTFRAKRLAEVVGDRLFIACYLTDPAGAGALLPVDNREEWVFHLPWHPERGEAVEDFTDARCAAHIRAAAGVPDLDVEITGRAPWHAAERVADRYRAGRVFLCGDSAHEMPPTGAFGSNTGIQDAHNLAWKLAAVLDGWGGPRLLESYGAERRPVAVQTAARAAARSVEHQHPGFDAAPAGGPRTNVLAVALGYRYTEGALVGADATAGVIPERFAATGEVGTRAPHLWLRDADGARLSTLDLFGREPVLLAPVAGGAGWPEAARAVSEQTGVPIRCLLVGEDGDLVPEPVPDLPAGPRPAGPSGWPTVYGLREGGAVLVRPDGFVGWRAGSSVGDPVAALRVAARGVAGL; via the coding sequence ATGAACACACAGATGGCCGACCGGGTCCCGGTCCTGATCACGGGCGGTTCGCTGGTCGGACTGTCCGCCTCGCTCTTCCTCGGTCGGCTCGGTGTGCCGCACCTGCTGGTGGAGCGGCACGCCGAGACCTCCCGGCACCCCCGGGGGCGCGGCAACAACCTGCGCACCATGGAGCTGTTCCGGGGTGCCGGCGTCGAGCAGGACGTCCGCGCCGCGGCGTCCGTGCTGGCCGACAACCACGGCATCCTGCAGGCCGAGACGCTCTCCGGCGGGGAGCAGGAGTGGCTGTTCCGGGAGATCGACCCGGGCGGGGGCCTGGCCAGGTTCAGCCCGTCCTCGTGGTGCCTGTGCAGCCAGAACGACCTCGAACCGGTGCTGCTGCGGCACGCCGCCGAGCGCGGCGACGTCCGCTTCAACACCGAGCTGCTCTCCTTCGCGCAGGACGCCGACGGGGTGACGGCCCGGCTGCGGGACCGGGCCGGCGGCGAGGAGCGCGAGGTGCGGGCCGACTACCTGATCGCGGCGGACGGGCCGCGCAGCCCCGTGCGGGAGCAGCTGGGGATCGGGCAGTCCGGGCGCGGCGACCTGTTCCACAACGTCTCGGTGACCTTCCGGGCCAAGCGGCTGGCCGAGGTGGTGGGCGACCGCCTGTTCATCGCCTGCTACCTGACCGACCCGGCCGGCGCGGGCGCGCTGCTGCCCGTCGACAACCGCGAGGAGTGGGTCTTCCACCTGCCCTGGCACCCGGAGCGCGGCGAGGCCGTCGAGGACTTCACCGACGCCCGGTGCGCGGCGCACATCCGGGCCGCGGCCGGGGTGCCCGACCTGGACGTGGAGATCACCGGCCGGGCGCCCTGGCACGCCGCCGAGCGGGTCGCCGACCGGTACCGCGCCGGGCGGGTCTTCCTGTGCGGCGACTCCGCCCACGAGATGCCGCCGACCGGGGCGTTCGGCTCCAACACCGGCATCCAGGACGCCCACAACCTGGCCTGGAAGCTGGCCGCGGTGCTCGACGGCTGGGGCGGGCCGCGCCTGCTGGAGTCGTACGGGGCGGAGCGGCGGCCGGTCGCCGTGCAGACCGCAGCCCGGGCGGCGGCCCGGTCGGTGGAGCACCAGCACCCCGGTTTCGACGCGGCGCCGGCGGGCGGGCCGCGCACCAACGTGCTGGCGGTGGCGCTCGGCTACCGCTACACCGAGGGCGCGCTGGTCGGCGCGGACGCCACCGCCGGGGTGATCCCGGAGCGCTTCGCCGCGACCGGCGAGGTCGGCACCCGGGCCCCGCACCTGTGGCTGCGCGACGCGGACGGCGCCCGGCTGTCCACGCTCGACCTGTTCGGGCGCGAGCCGGTGCTGCTGGCGCCCGTGGCGGGCGGGGCGGGGTGGCCGGAGGCGGCGCGGGCGGTCTCCGAGCAGACCGGGGTGCCGATCCGCTGCCTGCTGGTCGGCGAGGACGGGGACCTGGTGCCCGAGCCCGTCCCCGACCTCCCGGCCGGTCCCCGTCCGGCCGGGCCGAGCGGCTGGCCCACGGTCTACGGCCTGCGCGAGGGCGGCGCCGTCCTGGTCCGCCCCGACGGCTTCGTCGGCTGGCGGGCCGGCAGCTCGGTCGGCGACCCGGTGGCCGCCCTGCGGGTCGCCGCGCGCGGCGTGGCGGGGCTGTAG
- a CDS encoding SchA/CurD-like domain-containing protein yields the protein MTLLSAAEETTTTGRPTPGRLRVVLMLDVHDGAQDRFLDAYELLRYQVSSVPGHVSDQLCQSIDDPSRWLITSEWESAEPFLAWVDSPAHREMVKPMHGCVSDTRSLRYTVLRETHGVTATDTPAPPLRPGEHHPGVPGVPRPGPDGVVRHALSFTVKPGTEAEAAELLAGYRSPQARVDDTTRLLRTSLFMHGNRVVRCVEVAGDLPTALRHVARQPEVRAVEEALNPYLEEKRDLDDPLSARDFFQRAALPVIHHHAGLKSGPVQRHAYRYPVRPGAGVALVELLSEQDEHAAADPGSPLVRATVHRHEDLVVRLVDLLVDPADDPAAALGLAGPLAAAVLGKLTEPVEHTREGLRHLLAECAMTPVTDRTSAED from the coding sequence ATGACCCTGCTCTCCGCAGCCGAGGAGACCACCACCACCGGCCGGCCCACCCCGGGCCGGCTCCGCGTCGTCCTGATGCTGGACGTCCACGACGGTGCCCAGGACCGCTTCCTGGACGCCTACGAACTGCTGCGCTACCAGGTCTCGTCCGTCCCCGGCCACGTCAGCGACCAGCTCTGCCAGTCCATCGACGACCCGTCCCGGTGGCTGATCACCAGCGAGTGGGAGAGCGCCGAGCCGTTCCTCGCCTGGGTCGACAGCCCCGCCCACCGCGAGATGGTCAAGCCCATGCACGGCTGCGTCAGCGACACCCGCTCGCTGCGCTACACCGTGCTGCGCGAGACCCACGGCGTCACCGCCACCGACACCCCCGCCCCGCCGCTGCGCCCCGGCGAGCACCACCCCGGCGTCCCCGGCGTGCCGCGGCCCGGCCCGGACGGCGTGGTCCGGCACGCGCTCAGCTTCACCGTCAAGCCCGGCACCGAGGCCGAGGCAGCCGAACTGCTGGCCGGCTACCGCTCCCCGCAGGCCCGGGTCGACGACACCACCCGCCTGCTGCGCACCTCGCTGTTCATGCACGGCAACCGGGTCGTCCGCTGCGTCGAGGTGGCCGGCGACCTGCCCACCGCGCTGCGGCACGTCGCCCGGCAGCCCGAGGTGCGGGCCGTCGAGGAGGCGCTCAACCCGTACCTGGAGGAGAAGCGCGACCTGGACGACCCGCTGTCCGCCCGCGACTTCTTCCAGCGCGCCGCGCTGCCCGTCATCCACCACCACGCCGGCCTGAAGAGCGGCCCGGTGCAGCGGCACGCCTACCGCTACCCCGTCCGCCCCGGCGCCGGCGTGGCCCTCGTCGAGCTGCTGTCCGAGCAGGACGAGCACGCCGCCGCCGACCCCGGCAGCCCGCTGGTGCGCGCCACCGTCCACCGGCACGAGGACCTGGTGGTCCGGCTGGTCGACCTGCTCGTCGACCCCGCCGACGACCCGGCCGCCGCCCTCGGCCTGGCCGGCCCGCTGGCCGCCGCCGTCCTCGGCAAGCTCACCGAGCCGGTCGAGCACACCCGCGAGGGCCTGCGCCACCTGCTCGCCGAGTGCGCGATGACCCCGGTCACCGACCGCACCTCGGCCGAGGACTGA
- a CDS encoding beta-ketoacyl-[acyl-carrier-protein] synthase family protein produces MSRRVAVTGIGVVAPGGIGVPRFWSLLTEGRTATRGITLFDPEGFRSRIAAECDFDPAAHGLTPDQVARNDRYVQFALVAAAEAVADAGLDPGREDPWRIGVSLGTAVGGTTRLERDYVLVSERGEHWGVDHAPAAPHLERAFSPSTLASAVAEQIGAHGPVQTVSTGCTSGLDAVGYAALAIEEGRADVIVTGACDSPISPITVACFDAIKATSARNEDPEHASRPFDAGRDGFVLGEGGAVLVLEEWEHARRRGARIYAELGGFATFGNAYHMTGLTQDGLEMSRAIDRALAHAGVPGEAVDYVNAHGSGTKQNDRHETAAVKRSLGEHARRTPMSSIKSMVGHSLGAIGAIELVACTLALHHGVVPPTANYTEPDPECDLDYVPRTARELPLRHVLSVGSGFGGFQSAVVLSKVEAAA; encoded by the coding sequence GTGAGCCGCCGGGTCGCGGTGACCGGGATCGGCGTGGTCGCCCCCGGCGGCATCGGCGTCCCCCGGTTCTGGTCGCTGCTCACCGAGGGCCGCACCGCCACCCGCGGCATCACCCTGTTCGACCCGGAGGGCTTCCGCTCCCGGATCGCCGCCGAGTGCGACTTCGACCCCGCCGCCCACGGCCTGACGCCGGACCAGGTCGCCCGCAACGACAGGTACGTCCAGTTCGCGCTGGTCGCCGCCGCCGAGGCGGTCGCCGACGCCGGGCTCGACCCCGGACGCGAGGACCCCTGGCGGATCGGCGTCTCGCTCGGCACCGCCGTCGGCGGCACCACCCGGCTGGAACGCGACTACGTGCTGGTCAGCGAGCGCGGCGAGCACTGGGGCGTCGACCACGCCCCCGCCGCCCCGCACCTGGAACGGGCCTTCTCCCCGTCCACCCTGGCCTCCGCGGTCGCCGAGCAGATCGGCGCGCACGGCCCGGTGCAGACCGTCTCCACCGGCTGCACCTCCGGCCTGGACGCCGTCGGCTACGCCGCCCTCGCCATCGAGGAGGGCCGCGCCGACGTGATCGTCACCGGGGCCTGCGACTCGCCGATCTCCCCGATCACCGTCGCCTGCTTCGACGCGATCAAGGCCACCTCGGCCCGCAACGAGGACCCCGAGCACGCCTCCCGCCCGTTCGACGCCGGCCGCGACGGCTTCGTGCTCGGCGAGGGCGGCGCCGTCCTGGTGCTGGAGGAGTGGGAGCACGCCAGGCGGCGCGGCGCCCGGATCTACGCCGAACTCGGCGGCTTCGCTACCTTCGGCAACGCCTACCACATGACCGGGCTCACCCAGGACGGCCTGGAGATGTCCCGGGCCATCGACCGGGCCCTGGCACACGCCGGGGTCCCCGGCGAGGCCGTCGACTACGTCAACGCGCACGGCTCCGGCACCAAGCAGAACGACCGGCACGAGACCGCCGCCGTCAAGCGCTCGCTCGGCGAGCACGCCCGGCGCACCCCGATGAGCTCCATCAAGTCGATGGTCGGGCACTCGCTCGGCGCGATCGGCGCCATCGAACTCGTCGCCTGCACCCTCGCCCTGCACCACGGCGTCGTCCCGCCCACCGCCAACTACACCGAGCCCGACCCCGAGTGCGACCTCGACTACGTCCCCCGCACCGCCCGCGAACTGCCGCTGCGCCACGTGCTGTCGGTGGGCAGCGGCTTCGGCGGCTTCCAGTCCGCGGTGGTGCTGAGCAAGGTGGAGGCGGCCGCATGA
- a CDS encoding beta-ketoacyl synthase N-terminal-like domain-containing protein produces the protein MSERNAVITGVGVVAPNGIGADDYWKALVEGRSALAPIDREGCAHLPLKVAGLVHGFDAEEYVEARYLVQTDRFTHFALAAAELATADAGLADHPDDPFGVAVVTAAGSGGGEFGQRELQHLWAEGPHHVGPYQSIAWFYAASTGQISIRGGFKGPCGVVASDEAGGLDALAHAARAVARGTDAVLAGATEAPIAPYSMVCQLGYPGLSTVEDPERAYRPFGSDAAGFVPAEGGAMFVVEDERTARRRGTRPRARIAGHTATFTGAARWSESREGLAHAIRGALAQARCAPDEVDVVFADALGVPEADRAEALALADALGEHAERVPVTAPKAGLGRAHSGAPALDVAAAVLALEHGLVPPTPHTADCPHGLDLVIGHPRAAELRTALVLSRGLMGSNTALVLRHP, from the coding sequence ATGAGCGAACGGAACGCGGTGATCACCGGCGTCGGCGTGGTCGCGCCCAACGGGATCGGCGCCGACGACTACTGGAAGGCCCTGGTCGAGGGCCGCTCCGCACTCGCCCCGATCGACCGGGAGGGCTGCGCGCACCTGCCGCTCAAGGTGGCCGGCCTGGTGCACGGCTTCGACGCCGAGGAGTACGTCGAGGCCCGCTACCTGGTGCAGACCGACCGCTTCACCCACTTCGCGCTGGCCGCCGCCGAACTCGCCACGGCCGACGCCGGCCTCGCCGACCACCCCGACGACCCGTTCGGCGTCGCCGTGGTCACCGCGGCCGGCTCCGGCGGCGGCGAGTTCGGCCAGCGCGAACTGCAGCACCTGTGGGCCGAGGGGCCCCACCACGTCGGCCCCTACCAGTCGATCGCCTGGTTCTACGCCGCCTCCACCGGCCAGATCTCCATCCGCGGCGGCTTCAAGGGCCCCTGCGGCGTGGTCGCCTCCGACGAGGCCGGCGGCCTCGACGCCCTCGCCCACGCCGCCCGGGCCGTCGCCCGCGGCACCGACGCGGTGCTGGCCGGCGCCACCGAAGCACCCATCGCCCCGTACTCGATGGTCTGCCAGCTCGGCTACCCCGGGCTGTCCACCGTCGAGGACCCCGAACGCGCCTACCGCCCGTTCGGCTCCGACGCGGCCGGGTTCGTCCCGGCCGAGGGCGGCGCGATGTTCGTCGTCGAGGACGAGCGCACCGCCCGCCGCCGCGGCACCCGCCCGCGGGCCCGGATCGCCGGCCACACCGCGACCTTCACCGGCGCCGCCCGCTGGAGCGAGAGCCGCGAAGGACTCGCCCACGCGATCCGCGGCGCCCTCGCCCAGGCGCGCTGCGCCCCCGACGAGGTCGACGTGGTCTTCGCCGACGCCCTCGGCGTCCCCGAAGCCGACCGGGCCGAGGCGCTCGCCCTGGCCGATGCCCTCGGCGAGCACGCCGAGCGCGTCCCCGTCACCGCCCCCAAGGCCGGACTCGGCCGCGCCCACAGCGGAGCCCCCGCCCTGGACGTCGCCGCCGCCGTGCTCGCCCTCGAACACGGCCTGGTCCCGCCCACCCCGCACACCGCGGACTGCCCGCACGGCCTCGACCTGGTCATCGGCCACCCGCGCGCCGCCGAGCTGCGCACCGCCCTGGTGCTCAGCCGCGGCCTGATGGGCTCCAACACCGCCCTGGTGCTGCGCCACCCCTGA
- a CDS encoding acyl carrier protein, with translation MASEITYEELATLIKTRAGVSVTVDELADPGCMFLDLGVDSLGVLGVLADVENRYGVSIDSSDLLGRPVAEFLHTVNSTVKAGA, from the coding sequence ATGGCCTCCGAGATCACCTACGAGGAACTCGCCACCCTGATCAAGACCCGGGCCGGCGTGTCGGTCACCGTCGACGAACTCGCCGACCCCGGCTGCATGTTCCTCGACCTCGGTGTCGACTCGCTCGGCGTGCTCGGCGTCCTCGCCGACGTGGAGAACCGCTACGGCGTCTCCATCGACTCCTCCGACCTGCTCGGCCGTCCCGTCGCCGAGTTCCTGCACACCGTCAACTCCACCGTGAAGGCTGGTGCCTGA
- a CDS encoding SRPBCC family protein: protein MPGHTDNTIVIDAPIDLVWDVTNDLENWPELFSEYASVEILDRQDQLVRFRLTMHPDENGQVWSWVSEREADRDKLTVRARRVEPGPFEFMEIRWEYEELPQGTAMRWVQDFAMKPTAPVDDLGMTDRINQNSKVQMELIRAKVEHRAGAAR, encoded by the coding sequence ATGCCCGGACACACCGACAACACGATCGTCATCGACGCCCCGATCGACCTGGTCTGGGACGTGACCAACGACCTGGAGAACTGGCCGGAGCTGTTCAGCGAGTACGCCTCCGTCGAGATCCTCGACCGGCAGGACCAGCTGGTGCGCTTCCGCCTCACCATGCACCCCGACGAGAACGGCCAGGTGTGGAGCTGGGTCTCCGAGCGCGAGGCCGACCGCGACAAGCTCACCGTCCGGGCCCGCCGGGTCGAGCCCGGCCCGTTCGAGTTCATGGAGATCCGCTGGGAGTACGAGGAGCTGCCGCAGGGCACCGCCATGCGCTGGGTCCAGGACTTCGCGATGAAGCCCACCGCGCCCGTCGACGACCTCGGCATGACCGACCGGATCAACCAGAACTCCAAGGTCCAGATGGAGCTGATCCGCGCCAAGGTCGAGCACCGCGCCGGAGCGGCCCGATGA
- a CDS encoding TcmI family type II polyketide cyclase, which translates to MHRTLIVARMKPGTADHIAGVFADSDRGDLPGLIGVRGRSLFQFGDVYLHLIESERPAGPEVARYAQHPEFRDVSERLAVYVDAYDPATWRSPKDAMAHEFYRWDR; encoded by the coding sequence CTGCACCGCACCCTGATCGTCGCCCGGATGAAGCCCGGCACCGCCGACCACATCGCCGGCGTCTTCGCCGACTCCGACCGCGGCGACCTGCCCGGCCTGATCGGCGTCCGCGGCCGCAGCCTGTTCCAGTTTGGCGACGTCTACCTGCACCTCATCGAGTCCGAGCGCCCCGCCGGACCGGAGGTCGCCAGGTACGCCCAGCACCCCGAGTTCCGCGACGTCAGCGAACGCCTCGCGGTCTACGTCGACGCCTACGACCCGGCGACCTGGCGCAGCCCCAAGGACGCCATGGCGCACGAGTTCTACCGCTGGGACCGCTGA
- a CDS encoding methyltransferase translates to MLLRELVFGAACAGAVRAAASLRLPDALDEEPATAEQLAGRLDVEPGPLRRLLRALACYEVFAEDADGRYRHTPLSRLLRADEPGSLRDIALWCTEPWTWQSWSRLDDAVRTGRSVFGDAFGKEFFQYLHDDAPESAALFNRAMTQSSRQSAQDLAGFLDLAGVASVADIGGGQGQVLAELMERHPDLHGTLLDLPKVVEHADPRLLPGGSLADRARLVPGDCRTAVPVQADLYLVKNILEWDDDSTRRTLRNLRQVARPGARVVIVENLVDDSPSMRFTTAMDLLLLLNVGGAKHTLGSLTALIAESGLRLDAVAPVNPYLHAFSCTVP, encoded by the coding sequence ATGCTGCTGCGCGAGCTGGTGTTCGGCGCCGCCTGCGCGGGCGCGGTCCGCGCCGCCGCCAGCCTGCGGCTGCCGGACGCGCTGGACGAGGAGCCCGCCACCGCCGAGCAGCTGGCCGGGCGGCTGGACGTCGAGCCCGGCCCGCTGCGGCGGCTGCTGCGCGCGCTGGCCTGCTACGAGGTGTTCGCCGAGGACGCCGACGGCCGCTACCGGCACACCCCGCTGTCGCGCCTGCTGCGCGCCGACGAGCCGGGCAGCCTGCGCGACATCGCGCTGTGGTGCACCGAGCCGTGGACCTGGCAGTCCTGGTCCCGGCTGGACGACGCGGTGCGCACCGGGCGCAGCGTGTTCGGCGACGCCTTCGGCAAGGAGTTCTTTCAGTACCTGCACGACGACGCGCCGGAGTCCGCGGCGCTGTTCAACCGGGCGATGACCCAGTCCAGCCGGCAGTCCGCGCAGGACCTGGCCGGTTTCCTCGACCTGGCGGGCGTCGCCTCGGTGGCGGACATCGGCGGCGGCCAGGGCCAGGTGCTGGCCGAGCTGATGGAGCGCCACCCCGACCTGCACGGCACCCTCCTGGACCTGCCGAAGGTGGTCGAGCACGCGGACCCGCGGCTGCTGCCCGGCGGGTCGCTGGCCGACCGGGCCCGGCTGGTGCCCGGGGACTGCCGCACGGCGGTGCCGGTGCAGGCGGACCTGTACCTGGTGAAGAACATCCTGGAGTGGGACGACGACTCCACCCGCCGGACGCTGCGCAACCTGCGCCAGGTGGCCCGTCCGGGCGCCCGGGTGGTGATCGTGGAGAACCTGGTGGACGACTCCCCCTCGATGCGGTTCACCACCGCGATGGACCTGCTGCTCCTGCTGAACGTCGGCGGCGCCAAGCACACCCTGGGCAGCCTGACCGCCCTGATCGCGGAGTCCGGCCTGCGGCTGGACGCGGTCGCCCCGGTCAACCCGTACCTGCACGCCTTCTCCTGCACCGTCCCGTAA
- a CDS encoding right-handed parallel beta-helix repeat-containing protein gives MTALLAPTRPLIRVAAVLLSCAASVPAALAAAPAAAAPTGPTVFRVPPGASVQAALDAAAPGDVVELAAGRYPGSLTLTTDRVTLRGQGTGTVLVPDPADRGACAQAGDGVCVTGGSDPQGVPVHPVSGVVVEALTVAGFARNGVGAAVTDRLTVRGVAVHDNGLQGISVEMSTRTVLTDNEARDNGQAGIFVANWYDRKGGALETLGTEVSENRLTGNRIGLQLRRVRGLTVAANLASGNCGGLFVVGDDGVPRAGALTLRDNVVRANNRYCPPNPRLDFVQGTGILLTGTEDVTVSGNQVADHTGASPMSGGIVLYPSVVGAPNARATVTGNVLRDNVPADLADRDPHGTGHTFAGNVCGTSEPAGHC, from the coding sequence ATGACTGCTCTCCTCGCTCCGACGCGCCCGCTGATCCGGGTCGCCGCCGTCCTGCTGTCCTGCGCCGCCTCGGTGCCCGCCGCGCTGGCCGCCGCCCCGGCTGCGGCGGCGCCCACCGGTCCGACCGTGTTCCGGGTCCCGCCCGGCGCGTCCGTGCAGGCCGCCCTGGACGCGGCCGCCCCGGGTGACGTGGTAGAACTCGCCGCGGGCCGCTACCCGGGCAGCCTGACACTCACCACCGACCGCGTGACCCTGCGCGGCCAGGGCACCGGCACCGTCCTGGTGCCCGATCCGGCCGACCGCGGCGCCTGCGCGCAGGCCGGTGACGGCGTGTGCGTGACGGGCGGTTCGGACCCGCAGGGCGTGCCGGTGCACCCGGTCTCGGGCGTGGTGGTGGAGGCGCTGACAGTGGCGGGCTTCGCCCGCAACGGCGTCGGCGCGGCCGTCACCGACCGGCTGACGGTGCGCGGGGTGGCGGTGCACGACAACGGCCTGCAGGGCATCAGTGTCGAGATGTCGACCCGTACCGTGCTGACCGACAACGAGGCCCGGGACAACGGCCAGGCGGGGATCTTCGTGGCCAACTGGTACGACCGCAAGGGCGGCGCGCTGGAGACCCTGGGCACCGAGGTGTCCGAGAACCGGCTGACCGGCAACCGGATCGGCCTGCAACTGCGCCGGGTGCGCGGGCTGACGGTGGCGGCCAACCTGGCGTCCGGGAACTGCGGCGGCCTGTTCGTGGTCGGCGACGACGGGGTGCCCCGGGCCGGGGCGCTGACCCTCCGGGACAACGTGGTGCGGGCGAACAACCGGTACTGCCCGCCCAATCCCCGGCTCGACTTCGTCCAGGGCACCGGCATCCTGCTGACCGGCACCGAGGACGTCACGGTCTCCGGCAACCAGGTCGCCGACCACACCGGGGCATCCCCGATGTCCGGCGGCATCGTGCTGTACCCGAGCGTGGTCGGCGCCCCCAACGCCCGGGCCACCGTCACCGGCAACGTCCTGCGCGACAACGTCCCCGCCGACCTGGCCGACCGGGACCCGCACGGCACCGGCCACACGTTCGCCGGCAACGTCTGCGGCACCTCCGAGCCCGCCGGCCACTGCTGA